Sequence from the Flavobacterium sp. TR2 genome:
TTTGCTCTTCGGTCATTACCAAAGGCGGCGCCAATCTGATTTTGTTTCCGTGAGTTGGTTTTGCCAATAATCCGTTATCTCTAAATTTCAAGCAAATTTCCCAAGCCAGATCAGATTCTTCATCTGTATTGATGACAATGGCATTCAAAAGACCTTTTCCGCGAACCAGCGTAATCAAATTATTTTTTTCAGCTATTTTATTTAGTCCCTCTCTCAAAATTACTCCCAGACGTTCTGCGTTTTCAGCCAGTTTTTCGTCTTTAATCACTTCAAGAGCAGCAACCGCTACAGCAGCAGCAACAGGGTTTCCTCCAAAAGTAGAGCCATGCTGTCCCGGTTTGATCACATTCATGATTTCGTCATTGCATAAAACTGCAGATACCGGATAAACTCCGCCAGAAATTGCTTTTCCTAAAATTAAAACATCAGGCTGCACATTTTCGTGATGAACTGCTAACAATTTTCCAGTACGTGCAATTCCAGTCTGAACTTCGTCAGCAATAAAAAGTACATTATGTTTTTCGCAAAGTGCTTTCGCTTTCGCCAAATAACCTTCAGAAGGAACGTAAACTCCTGCTTCACCCTGAATTGGTTCAACCAAAAACCCTGCGATATTTTTTGATGAGTTCAAAGCATTTTCAAGCGCTTCAAGATTATCGTATTCTATTTTGATGAAACCATCTGTAAAAGGCCCAAAGTTTTTGCGTGCCGTTTCATCATTAGAAAATGAAATGATAGTCGTTGTTCTTCCATGAAAGTTATTCTCGCACACAATAATCTGGGCTTGATTTTCTGGAATTCCTTTTACTTCATAAGCCCATTTTCTAGAAATTTTCAGCGCTGTTTCAACTGCTTCGGCACCCGTATTCATAGGAAGAACTTTATCGAAACCAAAATATTTCGTTACATATTCTTCGTAATTTCCTAGCTTATCATTGTAAAAAGCACGAGAAGTCAAAGTAAGTTTTTGAGCTTGCTCTACCATTGCGTTTACAATTTTAGGGTGACAATGCCCTTGATTTACTGCAGAATAAGCAGATAAAAAATCATAATATTTCTTTCCGTCAACATCCCATACATATACGCCTTCACCTCGTTCTAAAACTACTGGAAGTGGATGGTAATTATGAGCACCATATTTGTTTTCTTTTTCAATCAAAATTTCTGATTTCGACGAAAGTGTTTTTTCTGTACTTATCATAATATGCTTTTTATTTCTGCAAAAATATTAAAATTAAACCAATAACAATCCAAAAAACAATATTTTGACTTAAATATAACAAAATAAAAGTCAAAACTTAAATTTACACACCTCAAAAAAGGCATATTTATTTTTGAGAAATATGATTCAATGCCTGTTTATTAAAAAAAAGAATTACTTTTATGAATCGCAAAAGACTCAATTTTAAAACGATTTTTACTGAATGGAATTATTAGACGAATTTGATATTAGTATCCTAAAAGAATTAGAAAAAGATGGAAGAATGGCTTATTCTGCGATCGCCACTAATCTAAAAATATCAAATACAATGGTACATCAGCGTATTAACAGAATGATTGAACAAGGTGTAATTGGCGGAATAAGACCAATTATTCAAGAAAAGAAAATTGGCTACGACTGGGCTTCTTTTACTGGACTCACATTAAACAAAGATTCTGATTCTGAAAGAATTATTGAAGCGCTTAAAGAAATTCCCGAGATTACCGAATGCTATTATGTAACTGGTTCTTTTACGCTTTACATAAAAATCATTGCCAAAAATCACGAGCATATGCGCCGAATCCTGTATGAGAAAATTGATGGAATTCCTGGCATTGACAAAACCGATTCTATTGTAGAATTGGGCTGTGCTTTTAAACGAAATATATCATTGTAAAAAGAAAAATTATTCTTTTACAATATGGGTTACAAACCTCACAAGAATTTACTTGTGAGGTTTTTTTGTAACATAATATTTCTGATATTTGTTAAAAATTGAAGAAATCATGAAAAATCCCATACTCATTTTATTCAGTGCAATCTTATTTTCAAATCTTATGAATGCGCAATTAAAACCAGTAAAATATAGCGATGGAAGCCAAAAATTGAATGGCTTATTTATAAAATCTGCTGAAAAAAGCGCTAACAATCCAGGAATCTTACTGCTGCCAGCTTGGCTTGGAATCGACAATGCTTCTAAAGGAATCGCCGAAGAATTGTCTAAACTGGGCTATCACGTTTTTATCGCCGACATCTATGGCGAAGGAAATTATCCTAAAAATACGGGAGAAGCTGGAAAACAGGCTGGTTTTTACAAAACAAATTATCAAGTTTATCAAAAAAGAATAAATGCCGCTCTTCAAGAATTAATCAAATCTGGAGCTAATGCAGATAATATTGTCGCTATTGGCTACTGCTTTGGTGGAACTGGAGTTTTGGAAGCCGCAAGAGGTCATTTGAACATAAAAGGTATTGCTTCATTCCATGGAGGTTTAGGAAAAGATGACAGCAGAAAAAATGAGCCAATTTCTACAAAAGTTCTTATTTGTCATGGAGCAGATGATCCGTTTGTTTCTAAAGAAGAAATCACATCGTTTCAGCAGGAAATGCGTGATGGCAAAGCAGATTGGCAAATGATTTATTATGCCAATGCCGTTCACTCTTTTACTAATCCAGAAGCAGGCAATGACAATTCTAAAGGCGCTGCATATAACGCTGTAGCAGCAAAAAGATCTTTTGACCATTTACAGCTTTTCTTAAACGAAGTCCTGAAAAAATAATTTCTAAAAACAGATACCCAAGAACAAATCATTTAACACAAACCAATGTCACATAATAAAATTAGAGAAGACAAAACTTGTCTAAATTGCAGGCACGTAGTGGAGCAGAAATACTGCCCAAACTGCGGACAGGAAAACAGCGATAGCCGAAAAACTTTTCATCATTTATTTGTTCATTTCTTCGAAGATTTGACGCATTATGAAAATGCCTTTTGGAAAACCATAAAAAATCTTCTGTTCAAGCCCTCAACACTTACAAAAGAATACCTTTCTGGAAAACGTTTGTCTTATCTTGCGCCAGTTCGACTGTATATTTTCATCAGTTTTATTACTTTTCTATTGATTGCAATGTTTCCAAATAATGTCAATGAGCAAATTGATAAAAGTGAGGAAGCACTGAATAAAGAAATTTCTAAAGCTACTGATAGTATAAGCATAAGCAGAAAGGAAGACAAAAGATATTTTCACTTTAAAACGATGAAAGAAATTGATTCGATTCAAAAATATGGAAAAGAAAGCGAGAAGCTGAACGCTTCGTCTTATTGGTTTTCTGAAAAAGCAATTCACGTTACAGAAAAATACACCAAAAAAGAAATTTATGAAAAATTCGTAGAAGCTTTTTTTCATAATCTCCCTAAAATTCTCTTTATCATCATGCCGTTTTTTGCTTTTTTCTTGTGGCTTTTTCACAACAAAAAGAAATGGTACTATTTTGACCACGGAATTTTCACGCTCCATTATTTTTCGTTCCTCTTATTGATTTTCCTTATCATGTTTGTCATTGACAGAGTTTTAGGGCTATTTGGAGAAAACAATTTGCTATCATTTATCTCAGGCACAATCACTTTTGCGGGAACCATCTGGATGTGTTACTATTTTTATCCAGCTCACCATCGTTTTTATGGCGAATCTAGAATCGTGTCATTTATTAAAAGCGCTATGCTCTTCGTAATAAACTCACTTTTTATACTATTTTTACTCATTTTGTACGTTCTTTACACATTTATTAATTTACACTAACTATTTAGAATGAAAAAATTACTCATTTTATTTTTAATTGTTACTGCGTACTCATGTAAAACTACGCAGTCGACAGCATCTAAAGACAATTCGGATCCTTCAAAATATATTAAGGCAATCAGCGAAAAAGATCTTAAGAAAATGCTTTATACAGTTGCTTCTGATGAAATGGAAGGCCGTGAAACCGGTTCTAAAGGACAGAAAAAAGCAGGGCTTTACATGATTGAGCAATACAAAAAAAATGGAATCTCTTTCCCAAAAGGAGCCTCAGATTATTACCAGCCTGTTCCTGCTGCGTTTATGAACGGAAAACGCAATCAGAACCTGCCTGATTCAGAAAACATCTGGGCTTACATTGAAGGCACTGAAAAACCGGATGAAATTTTGGTAATTTCTGCGCACTACGATCACGTGGGAATCAAAGATGGCGAAGTTTATAACGGAGCTGATGATGATGGCTCAGGAACTGTTGCAGTTATGGAAATGGCTAAGGCTTTTGCTAAAGCAAAAAAACAGGGCCACGGACCAAAACGCTCTATTTTGTTTCTTCACGTAACTGGCGAAGAACATGGTTTGCACGGATCACGCTATTATTCTGAAAATCCATTATTTCCAATTGCAAATACAATTGCTGACATCAACATTGACATGATCGGACGTCGCGATGTTGAGCATTCTAATACAAACAATTATGTTTATGTAATTGGTGCTGATAGATTATCATCTGATTTGCATAATGCTGTTGTAGCTCAAAACGACAAATACATCAAAATGGACTTAGATTTTAAATTTAACGATCCGAAAGATCCTAATCATTTCTATGAGCGTTCTGACCACTATAACTTTGCTAAACATGGCATTCCTTCTGTTTTCTTCTTCAACGGAGTTCACGAAGATTACCACGGAAAAGGTGACGAACCTCAAAAAATTGAATACGATGCTTTGACCAAAAGAACTAAACTGGCTTTTGTTGTAGCATGGGAGTTAGCCAATAGAGAAAATAGACCTGTGGTGGATAAGAAATAAACTTCAAAGGTTCAAAGTTGCAAAGTTGCAAAGGTTTCTAAACTTTGACTTCTAAACAAAAAAAAGGATAAGCTTAGCTTATCCTTTTTTGTTACTTTATATTTATTATCTTAAAGTTAGTAAAACCTCTGTAACTTTGAACCTCTGAGCCTTTGCTCCTATTCTAATCATTCATCGAGATCAAAAACTCTTCGTTGTTTTTAGTTTTCTTGAAACGATCGTTTACAAAATCCATAGATTCTACTGGGTTCATATCTGATAGATATTTACGCATAATCCACATTCTTTGCAGTGTTTTTTCGTCTAACAACAAGTCATCGCGACGTGTGCTTGAAGACGTAAGATCGATTGCAGGGAAAATACGTTTATTGGCTATCTTACGGTCTAATTGAAGCTCCATATTACCTGTTCCTTTAAATTCTTCGAAGATAACTTCGTCCATTTTAGAACCAGTTTCTGTTAATGCTGTAGCGATGATGCTTAACGATCCTCCGTTTTCTACATTTCTAGCAGCTCCGAAGAAACGTTTAGGCTTTTGCAATGCATTCGCATCAACACCCCCGCTCAATACTTTTCCAGACGCTGGCTGAACAGTGTTGTAAGCTCTTGCTAAACGAGTGATAGAGTCTAATAAAATCACTACATCGTGACCGCACTCAACTAGACGTTTTGCTTTTTCCAATACTATGTTGGCAATTTTTACGTGTTCTTGCGGCTCTCTATCGAAAGTTGAAGCAATAACTTCACCGCGAACACTTCTTTGCATATCAGTAACCTCCTCAGGACGTTCGTCGATAAGAAGAACAATCAAATAAACTTCTGGATGGTTGGCTGCAATTGCGTTTGCAATATCTTTAAGAAGCATTGTTTTACCTGTTTTAGGCTGTGCAACGATCATACCACGCTGACCTTTACCTATTGGTGAAAACAAATCTATAATTCTTGTCGAAATAGAACTGCCTTTTTCGGCTAATTTGAATTTTTCTGAAGGGAAAACCGGTGTCAAGTGTTCAAAAGAAACTCTATCTCGAACCACTTGCGGATCGTGTCCGTTAATTTTTAACACACGAACCAACGGGAAAAACTTTTCTCCTTCTTTTGGAGGGCGAACCACTCCTTTTACGGTATCTCCAGTTTTTAAACCAAACAATCTGATTTGTGAAGTTGATAAATAAATATCATCTGGAGAAGCTAAATAATTATAATCTGATGAACGTAAAAAACCATAACCGTCTGGCATCATTTCAAGAACGCCTTCACTCTCGATAATTCCATCAAATTCAAAGTCTGAATCCCTGAAATTATTGTTATTCTTTTTATTCTTGTGATTAGGGTTTTGATTGTTATGATTTCCGTTTCCATTGCCATTCCCGTTCTGATTTTGATTCTGATTCGGATTGATCTTTTTTGCAGGAGCAATTTGTGGAGTTTTTTCTGCTGTTTCAGCTACTGGCTCAGAAGCAATTGATTCTGATGGAATTGATTCTGATGGAATTGACTCTGCTGTTTCTTCAGCTGCCGCTTCTTTTATGGTCTCTTTCTCTTTTTTAAGAGCCACTTTTTTCTCGTATGCCGATTTATTGAATTTTACAGCTTTAGGCTCTTTTTTTGCTGCTGATGCTTTATTTCCCTGTGCTTCTGCTGCCGGCGTTTCTGCAATTGGCTCAGCTGTTTCAGCACTATCGTTTTTTTGAACAGTTTCCTCTACTTTATCAAATTCTAAAACGGGAGTATTTTTGGTATTTGCTGCTTTTGTTTTGGCTGGAGCAATTCTAGTACGCTTTGGTTTCTCTTCTTTGATTTCTGCAGCTGTTTCAGTTCTTGGAGTTTCCGTTGGCGCAATAGATGCTTCTTGGTGTGCTAAAATCTGACTAATTAAAGTCTCTTTTTTGACACCAGTAATCTTTATTGTTTTAGCTAATTTAGCTATTTCTTGAAGCTCAGAAAGCTTCATTTCTTTTAATGCAGAAATATCAAACATGAATGTTCTATGAATTTAATTATTTTAAGGAATACTGTAAAAAGAATAGGTAGATAATTAATTTGAAATTGAATTGACCGCAGTATGAAGTGCTTACGGTATTATGATGCAATAATACGAATAAAATTTTATCATACAATAGTATTTTAAAAAAAGAAAATATATTTTTGTAAAACATTTTTAGATCATGATACAAAGAATTCAGACTGTATATATATTTCTAGCTTTTGCTGTAACTGGCATTTTAATGCTTTTTATTCCGCTTTGGACAACTAGTGCAGGAAAGCCATTCTTTTTTATGCAGGACCAGCTTTATACTGTTTTATTAGGCTTAACCACTATGCTAAGCATTATCAGTATTATTTCATTTAAGAAGAGACAAAATCAGTTTGTGCTAAACAGACTGAACATCATATTAAATTTAATTTTATTAGGATTATTTGTATATCGATCACTAAATTTATCTGGAGGGACTGAAGTCTCTGAGAAAGGTATTGGGATGTTCATGCCGATTGTTGCTATCGTGTTATTAGTTTTAGCTAATAAGGCCATCAAAAAGGACGAAGATCTTGTAAAATCTGTTGATCGTTTGAGGTAAACCTATAAACTTAGTTTATTTTGTGCGAAGAAGAACCCGAATTTTGATTCGGGTTTTTTTTTACCCTATTATAATATAAATCAGACCTAAAGAGCATAATAAAAATGTGCTTTCCATGATAAATTTGCATTTTCAAATTCAAATAATCATGACACCAAAAATAAGGATCCATCTTGCAGACGATCACCAGGTCTTAATTGATGGACTATCCAACTTACTTCAAACCGTTTCAAACTTTGAAGTAGCAGGAACTTCTCTAGACGGCACTACTGTTTACGAAGATGTTGTAAAAGATCAAGCCGATGTTTTGATTTTAGACATCAGTATGCCTAAAAAAGATGGCATTGAAACCCTGAAAGAATTTAATGAAAAAAAGCTGCTTTGCAAAGTCATTATCTTATCCAGCTACGACGATTTAAAGATCATTAAGGAAGTGATGAAACTAGGAGCAAAAGGCTATCTGACAAAAAATTGTGCTGGCGAAAACATTATTGAGGCGGTTGAAGCCGTATATCAGGGTCAGGAATATTTTAGCGACGCTGTTAGAAAAAAAATCTTCAATTCCTTTATGGACAATCCAAAATTAAACCGTAATGCTGTAGTTGAAAATCCTCTTTTAAGTCCGAGAGAGATTGAAATCATTATTTTGATTGCTTTGGAATACAGCGGAAAAGAAATCAGCGAACAGCTTTTTATTAGTTCGCACACGGTCGAAACACATCGTAAAAATATCATGAAAAAGCTGAATATAAAAAGTACAATCGGTTTAGTAAAATATGCTCTTAAAAACAATTTGATTAATCCTTAAACAGCTGCATATATGCCTGGTTTACATTTTTTCATCACTTTATTATTATTTTTCGCTGTTAAGGGAGCTCACATTGCACAGCCAAAAGATACTGTAGATGCAAAGGCGCTGAAAACCCAAGCTGTCCATACCACTGCGCCTAAACCTATTGGCAAATCGGAACAGCTGCAAAATAAAAAAATCGTCAGCCTGTCTATTATCCTTACTGTAGTTATTTTTCTTTTGCTTTACTTTTTATATCAAAATAGCAAACTAAAGCAAAAAATAAAACGAAAAGACACGAAGCAGAAAATCCTTCTGGACATCATCAATTCTGGAATAGACTCTCAAGAAGCAGAGCACAAAAAAATTGCTTCTTTTCTGCATGACAATATCAATTCGCTATTATCTTCAGCAGGATTGCATTTAAATACATTTACAGCACAGCATAATATAAAATCGGACGAAATACAGAAGGCAAAAGCCATTTTATCTGAAGCTCATGAACTCTTAAGAGATATGTCTCACGATCTTGTTCCGACGCTTTTGGTGCGCTTTGGATTAATATATTCCTTAGAAGATTTATGCGAAAAGAACTCCAATTCTGCCATTGAATTTGAATTTTCAAGTTCTATTCCCACCAGCAGAAGATATGCCGAAAAATTTGAAATGAAAATCTATTTTATTGTCAGCGAATTATTCAGCAATATCACCAAACACAGCAACGCCAAAAAAGCAAAACTTTCTTTGAACGAAAAAGAGAATCAATTAATTCTGCGCATTAATGATGACGGAATTGGCTTTAAAACCCAAAAATTAAAAGAAGCAGAAGGTTTTGGCTTAAACAGAATTAGAGCTAGAATAAAAAAATACAGAGGCTCGCTGTCAATTGTTTCAAAAGAGAATCAGGGAACTAAAATAAAAATTCAGATTCCCTTGCCACATTAATCACTTCGCTCCTATTTCAATAATTTCGAGATCTTTTATTTTATCATTATCGATCACAAATCTAAGCATGGTTCTCACTTTGTGAAAACCGCTTTTTCCTGCCGCGCCCGGGTTCATGTGCAGTAGGTTGTTCTTTTTATCAAACATGACTTTTAAAATGTGCGAATGTCCGCAGATAAAAAGTTTTGGCGGATTCAAAGCCAATTCTTCTCTAACATTTTGATTATACTTTCCTGGATAACCTCCAATGTGCGTAATCCAAACAGATACGTTTTCACAGAAAAAACGATTATTTAGCGGAAACTCTAATCTTGCTTTTGCATCATCTATGTTTCCGTAAACTGCCCTTAATGGTTTTAGTTTTTTAATCGTATCCGTAACATTCAAATCTCCAATATCTCCAGCGTGCCAGACTTCATCTGCTTGGGCAACATATTTTAAAATTGTGTCATCGATGTGGCTGTGAGTATCGGAAAGGAGAAGAATTTTAGTCATTTTTTTTTTAAAGGTGCAAAGGTTCAGAGGTGTAAAGGTACAAAGGTTTTTGTAGAGACGCACTGCTGTGCGTCTTTCGTTTTTATGTTCACGTTTAGATGTTTTTATATCTATTGGTTAGACGCACTGCAGTGCGTCTCTACAGATATGCATAATAAAAAACCTTTGCCTCTTTGCAACTCTGAACCTTTGCCTCTAAAAAAAACTTTGATGTTGGACGCACTGCAGTGCGTCTCTACAGATATGCATGATAAAAAACCTTTGCAACTTTGCACCTCTGAACCTTTGCCTCTAAAAAGAAAAAACTTTGATGTTAGACGCACTGCAGTGCGTCTCTACAGATATGCATAATAAAAACCTTTGCCTCTTTGCACCTCTGAACCTTTGCCTCTAAAAAAGAAAAAACTTTGATGTTAGACGCACTGCAGTGCGTCTCTACAGATATGCATGATAAAAAACCTTTGCCTCTTTGCAACTCTGAACCTTTGCCTCTAAAAAAGAAAAAACTTTGATGTTAGACGCACTGCAGTGCGTCTCTACAGATATGCATAATAAAAACCTTTGCCTCTTTGCAACTCTGAACCTTTGCCTCTAAAAAAGAAAAAACTTTGATGTTAAACACACTGCAATGCGTCTCTACAGATATGTATGATAAAAAACCTTTGCCTCTTTGCAACTCTGAACCTTTGCCCCTAAAAAAGAAAAAACCTTAGCACCTTAGCATCTTAACATCTTAGAAGCTTTTTTTCATACCTTTGCATTTCAGAACCTCTGTCCCTTAAAATGAGATATTTTATTCAATTCGCTTATAACGGAACACATTATCATGGCTGGCAGATACAGCCAAATGCTTCTTCAGTTCAGGAAACTTTAAATAAGGCTTTTTCGGTTTTATTAAACGAAACTATCAGCATTATGGGTGCTGGAAGAACAGATACTGGTGTTCATGCGAGTGAAATGTACGGTCATTTTGACACAGAAAAGACTTTGGATATTCCGGTTTTAGTTTATAAATTGAATTCGTATCTGCCAAAAGACATTGCTATTTTTGACATTAAACTAGTTCATGATGATGCGCATTGCCGATTTGATGCTACAAAGCGAACTTACGAATATCATATCAATACCTTCAAAAACCCATTTTTACAGGAATTGAGCTGGTATGTTACACAGAAACTTGATGTGGATTTAATGAATGAAGCCGCGCAATTATTATTGAATCATACCAACTTTCAGTGTTTTTCAAAAGTTAATACTGATGTCAACACTTTTGATTGCACGATTTTTGAGGCCTTTTGGAAACAGGAGGACGGAAAGCTGATTTTTACCATTTCGGCAAATCGGTTTTTAAGAAATATGGTTCGCTCAATTGTGGGAACTCTAATTAATATAGGGTTGCACAAAATCACCCTGGCAGATTTTGAAAATATTATTGCCAGCAAAAACAGAGAAAAAGCGGGGTTTTCTGTCCCGGCACATGGTTTATATTTGACCAATATTTATTACGATTATTTATAGCTATAAGCAATAAGCTATAGGCTTTAAGCACTAAGTGTTAAGCCTATTGCCTAAAGCCTAAAGCTTAAAGCTTGAAAAAACAA
This genomic interval carries:
- the rocD gene encoding ornithine--oxo-acid transaminase yields the protein MISTEKTLSSKSEILIEKENKYGAHNYHPLPVVLERGEGVYVWDVDGKKYYDFLSAYSAVNQGHCHPKIVNAMVEQAQKLTLTSRAFYNDKLGNYEEYVTKYFGFDKVLPMNTGAEAVETALKISRKWAYEVKGIPENQAQIIVCENNFHGRTTTIISFSNDETARKNFGPFTDGFIKIEYDNLEALENALNSSKNIAGFLVEPIQGEAGVYVPSEGYLAKAKALCEKHNVLFIADEVQTGIARTGKLLAVHHENVQPDVLILGKAISGGVYPVSAVLCNDEIMNVIKPGQHGSTFGGNPVAAAVAVAALEVIKDEKLAENAERLGVILREGLNKIAEKNNLITLVRGKGLLNAIVINTDEESDLAWEICLKFRDNGLLAKPTHGNKIRLAPPLVMTEEQILECLQIIEKSLNEFKK
- a CDS encoding Lrp/AsnC family transcriptional regulator, encoding MELLDEFDISILKELEKDGRMAYSAIATNLKISNTMVHQRINRMIEQGVIGGIRPIIQEKKIGYDWASFTGLTLNKDSDSERIIEALKEIPEITECYYVTGSFTLYIKIIAKNHEHMRRILYEKIDGIPGIDKTDSIVELGCAFKRNISL
- a CDS encoding dienelactone hydrolase family protein — translated: MKNPILILFSAILFSNLMNAQLKPVKYSDGSQKLNGLFIKSAEKSANNPGILLLPAWLGIDNASKGIAEELSKLGYHVFIADIYGEGNYPKNTGEAGKQAGFYKTNYQVYQKRINAALQELIKSGANADNIVAIGYCFGGTGVLEAARGHLNIKGIASFHGGLGKDDSRKNEPISTKVLICHGADDPFVSKEEITSFQQEMRDGKADWQMIYYANAVHSFTNPEAGNDNSKGAAYNAVAAKRSFDHLQLFLNEVLKK
- a CDS encoding DUF3667 domain-containing protein, whose protein sequence is MSHNKIREDKTCLNCRHVVEQKYCPNCGQENSDSRKTFHHLFVHFFEDLTHYENAFWKTIKNLLFKPSTLTKEYLSGKRLSYLAPVRLYIFISFITFLLIAMFPNNVNEQIDKSEEALNKEISKATDSISISRKEDKRYFHFKTMKEIDSIQKYGKESEKLNASSYWFSEKAIHVTEKYTKKEIYEKFVEAFFHNLPKILFIIMPFFAFFLWLFHNKKKWYYFDHGIFTLHYFSFLLLIFLIMFVIDRVLGLFGENNLLSFISGTITFAGTIWMCYYFYPAHHRFYGESRIVSFIKSAMLFVINSLFILFLLILYVLYTFINLH
- a CDS encoding M28 family peptidase gives rise to the protein MKKLLILFLIVTAYSCKTTQSTASKDNSDPSKYIKAISEKDLKKMLYTVASDEMEGRETGSKGQKKAGLYMIEQYKKNGISFPKGASDYYQPVPAAFMNGKRNQNLPDSENIWAYIEGTEKPDEILVISAHYDHVGIKDGEVYNGADDDGSGTVAVMEMAKAFAKAKKQGHGPKRSILFLHVTGEEHGLHGSRYYSENPLFPIANTIADINIDMIGRRDVEHSNTNNYVYVIGADRLSSDLHNAVVAQNDKYIKMDLDFKFNDPKDPNHFYERSDHYNFAKHGIPSVFFFNGVHEDYHGKGDEPQKIEYDALTKRTKLAFVVAWELANRENRPVVDKK
- the rho gene encoding transcription termination factor Rho, which encodes MFDISALKEMKLSELQEIAKLAKTIKITGVKKETLISQILAHQEASIAPTETPRTETAAEIKEEKPKRTRIAPAKTKAANTKNTPVLEFDKVEETVQKNDSAETAEPIAETPAAEAQGNKASAAKKEPKAVKFNKSAYEKKVALKKEKETIKEAAAEETAESIPSESIPSESIASEPVAETAEKTPQIAPAKKINPNQNQNQNGNGNGNGNHNNQNPNHKNKKNNNNFRDSDFEFDGIIESEGVLEMMPDGYGFLRSSDYNYLASPDDIYLSTSQIRLFGLKTGDTVKGVVRPPKEGEKFFPLVRVLKINGHDPQVVRDRVSFEHLTPVFPSEKFKLAEKGSSISTRIIDLFSPIGKGQRGMIVAQPKTGKTMLLKDIANAIAANHPEVYLIVLLIDERPEEVTDMQRSVRGEVIASTFDREPQEHVKIANIVLEKAKRLVECGHDVVILLDSITRLARAYNTVQPASGKVLSGGVDANALQKPKRFFGAARNVENGGSLSIIATALTETGSKMDEVIFEEFKGTGNMELQLDRKIANKRIFPAIDLTSSSTRRDDLLLDEKTLQRMWIMRKYLSDMNPVESMDFVNDRFKKTKNNEEFLISMND
- a CDS encoding DUF4293 domain-containing protein; amino-acid sequence: MIQRIQTVYIFLAFAVTGILMLFIPLWTTSAGKPFFFMQDQLYTVLLGLTTMLSIISIISFKKRQNQFVLNRLNIILNLILLGLFVYRSLNLSGGTEVSEKGIGMFMPIVAIVLLVLANKAIKKDEDLVKSVDRLR
- a CDS encoding response regulator transcription factor, with protein sequence MTPKIRIHLADDHQVLIDGLSNLLQTVSNFEVAGTSLDGTTVYEDVVKDQADVLILDISMPKKDGIETLKEFNEKKLLCKVIILSSYDDLKIIKEVMKLGAKGYLTKNCAGENIIEAVEAVYQGQEYFSDAVRKKIFNSFMDNPKLNRNAVVENPLLSPREIEIIILIALEYSGKEISEQLFISSHTVETHRKNIMKKLNIKSTIGLVKYALKNNLINP
- a CDS encoding sensor histidine kinase, with amino-acid sequence MPGLHFFITLLLFFAVKGAHIAQPKDTVDAKALKTQAVHTTAPKPIGKSEQLQNKKIVSLSIILTVVIFLLLYFLYQNSKLKQKIKRKDTKQKILLDIINSGIDSQEAEHKKIASFLHDNINSLLSSAGLHLNTFTAQHNIKSDEIQKAKAILSEAHELLRDMSHDLVPTLLVRFGLIYSLEDLCEKNSNSAIEFEFSSSIPTSRRYAEKFEMKIYFIVSELFSNITKHSNAKKAKLSLNEKENQLILRINDDGIGFKTQKLKEAEGFGLNRIRARIKKYRGSLSIVSKENQGTKIKIQIPLPH
- a CDS encoding metallophosphoesterase family protein gives rise to the protein MTKILLLSDTHSHIDDTILKYVAQADEVWHAGDIGDLNVTDTIKKLKPLRAVYGNIDDAKARLEFPLNNRFFCENVSVWITHIGGYPGKYNQNVREELALNPPKLFICGHSHILKVMFDKKNNLLHMNPGAAGKSGFHKVRTMLRFVIDNDKIKDLEIIEIGAK
- the truA gene encoding tRNA pseudouridine(38-40) synthase TruA, which translates into the protein MRYFIQFAYNGTHYHGWQIQPNASSVQETLNKAFSVLLNETISIMGAGRTDTGVHASEMYGHFDTEKTLDIPVLVYKLNSYLPKDIAIFDIKLVHDDAHCRFDATKRTYEYHINTFKNPFLQELSWYVTQKLDVDLMNEAAQLLLNHTNFQCFSKVNTDVNTFDCTIFEAFWKQEDGKLIFTISANRFLRNMVRSIVGTLINIGLHKITLADFENIIASKNREKAGFSVPAHGLYLTNIYYDYL